From the Euphorbia lathyris chromosome 6, ddEupLath1.1, whole genome shotgun sequence genome, one window contains:
- the LOC136232624 gene encoding BIIDXI-like protein At5g11420: protein MIGRIFFLLLLLLGLAFADLLQNSDFETPPSNLAPNSTSPFRQLNETSSLFPGWSFQGTIFYVTTNQTTSLPDNGHAIQLAQDGKINQTFIPADYLHYLLTFTIAPSSQKCSDNTSIGISGPDSHAIFSFKQNYVKETWESYGIYLGSWEQQESINLIIESQATESDTNSTCWPLIDMILLKSLETLPPQNNNLLLNGGFELGPDFVINSSQGILLDAVSSPILSALRHWAIMGTVKYIDSQHYMVPEGKAAIEIVSGVSAGIQAATTLKEGSAYSLEFTLGDANDSCEGNFLVGAQAGPTAQNFSLQSNGTGSAAKFSLPFKADSMTVSVSFVSYTTTQTKDGVYCGPVIDNVILHAAYGIKSDIKWEVLIPLLFLVVIL from the exons ATGATAGGCCGTATATTTTTTCTGCTGCTTCTGTTACTCGGATTGGCATTTGCAG ATCTTCTACAGAACTCAGATTTCGAAACTCCCCCATCCAACTTGGCACCAAATTCAACTTCCCCATTTCGTCAATTGAATGAAACTAGCTCACTTTTCCCTGGATGGTCATTTCAAGGGACCATCTTCTATGTCACCACAAATCAGACTACATCATTGCCAGACAATGGACATGCTATACAACTAGCACAAGATGGAAAGATAAACCAAACTTTCATTCCTGCTGACTATTTGCATTATCTACTTACATTCACAATTGCTCCGAGCAGCCAGAAATGTTCAGATAATACCAGTATTGGTATCTCAGGACCAGATAGTCATGCAATCTTCTCTTTTAAGCAGAATTATGTGAAAGAAACATGGGAGAGCTACGGTATCTACTTAGGCAGTTGGGAACAGCAAGAGTCGATTAACCTAATCATCGAAAGCCAAGCAACGGAATCTGATACTAATTCTACTTGTTGGCCACTGATTGACATGATTTTGCTCAAATCACTTGAAACACTACCTCCACAAAATA ATAACCTATTGCTGAATGGAGGATTTGAACTTGGCCCGGATTTCGTGATTAACTCTAGCCAGGGAATTTTACTTGATGCAGTATCTAGCCCAATTCTGTCTGCACTAAGACACTGGGCTATTATGGGAACTGTCAAATACATAGACTCCCAACACTACATGGTTCCTGAGGGCAAGGCCGCAATTGAGATTGTCTCAGGAGTTTCGGCTGGAATACAAGCGGCAACTACGCTTAAAGAGGGTTCAGCATATAGTTTGGAGTTCACTCTAGGAGATGCTAATGACTCATGTGAAGGGAATTTTTTGGTAGGAGCTCAGGCAGGACCGACAGCTCAGAATTTTTCATTGCAGAGTAACGGTACTGGTTCAGCAGCGAAATTCTCACTGCCGTTTAAGGCAGATTCAATGACAGTGTCCGTCAGTTTTGTCAGCTATACCACCACTCAAACAAAGGATGGTGTGTATTGCGGTCCTGTTATTGACAATGTCATCTTACATGCTGCTTATGGGATTAAATCAGATATCAAGTGGGAGGTTTTGATTCCTCTGCTTTTTCTAGTAGTCATTCTATGA
- the LOC136232625 gene encoding plastoglobule-localized metallopeptidase 48, chloroplastic, whose translation MASVPLSSLCFYQRNFASLSFSYGVSESLGFASGSLGFSSLKKNRGVRVSICRAASVMFRDLDADDFRHPLDKQNTLLLRAIPGLNEIGKALLGTMTEQIMLLENIGTSVLVSKNQLPELHQLMTEAAAILNLDAPDLYVRQSPVPNAYTLAISGKKPFVVVHTSLVELLTRKELQAVLAHELGHLKCDHGVWLTFANILTLGAYTVPGLGSLIAQSLEEQLFRWIRAAELTCDRAALLVAQDSKVVISVLMKLAGGSPSIADQLNVDAFLEQARSYDRASSSPVGWYIRNAQTRQLSHPLPVLRAREIDEWSRSQEYRTLLTRALQMNVVENV comes from the exons ATGGCCTCTGTACCTCTCTCCTCTCTCTGCTTCTATCAAAGAAATTTTGCTTCTCTCAGTTTCAGCTATGGTGTTTCAGAATCTTTGGGGTTTGCTTCCGGTTCCCTTGGATTTAGCTCATTAAAGAAGAACCGAGGAGTCAGGGTTTCTATTTGTAGAGCTGCTTCTGTTATGTTTCGTGATCTTGATGCTGATGATTTCAGGCATCCTCTTGATAAACAG AACACACTGCTGCTGAGGGCAATTCCGGGTTTAAATGAGATTGGGAAGGCTCTTTTAG GAACTATGACAGAGCAAATCATGCTCCTTGAGAATATTGGGACTTCAGTTCTTGTTTCTAAAAATCAG CTTCCTGAACTTCATCAGTTGATGACCGAGGCTGCAGCTATACTAAACCTTGATGCTCCTGATCTCTATGTGCGCCAAAGTCCTGTACCAAATGCATATACTTTAGCAATAAGTGGGAAAAAACCCTTTGTTGTTGTGCATACTAGTCTAGTAGAGCTTCTGACACGAAAAGAATTGCAG GCTGTTTTGGCTCATGAGCTGGGTCATCTGAAATGTGATCATGGTGTATGGCTCACATTTGCTAATATTCTTACCCTTGGAGCATATACTGTACCTG GACTAGGAAGTTTAATAGCTCAGAGCCTGGAAGAACAACTATTTCGTTGGATCCGGGCAGCAGAGCTGACTTGTGATCGTGCAGCCCTCCTTGTCGCCCAAGACTCTAAG GTGGTCATTTCCGTTTTGATGAAATTAGCTGGGGGAAGCCCATCAATTGCTGATCAGTTAAATGTGGATGCATTTTTGGAACAAGCTCGCTCTTACGACAGAGCTTCTTCCAGTCCAGTAGGCTGGTACATAAG AAATGCTCAAACAAGGCAACTTTCTCATCCTCTGCCAGTTCTACGTGCTCGCGAAATTGATGAATGGTCAAGAAGTCAAGAATACAGAACTCTTCTGACACGTGCATTGCAGATGAATGTTGTAGAAAATGTTTAA
- the LOC136232626 gene encoding transcription and mRNA export factor ENY2, with translation MRNSVNRPPTPDVTEDSGKELTLQEIINIKLIESGEKERLMELLRERLIECGWKDEMKAHCRAFIKKKGRNNVTVDDLVHVITPKGRASIPDSIKAELLQRIRGFLVQAAV, from the exons AT GAGAAATTCGGTGAACCGACCGCCAACACCTGATGTCACGGAGGATTCGGGGAAAGAGCTTACGCTTCAGGAAATTATCAACATTAAG TTAATTGAAAGTGGAGAGAAGGAACGATTAATGGAACTTTTGAGGGAGAGGCTTATAGAATGCGGATGGAAAGACGAGATGAAAGCTCATTGCAG GGCATTTATAAAGAAGAAAGGGAGGAACAATGTTACTGTGGATGACCTGGTACATGTAATTACACCAAAGGGCAGAG CCTCAATTCCTGATTCTATAAAGGCAGAGCTATTGCAAAGAATTCGTGGTTTTCTTGTACAAGCTGCTGTTTGA
- the LOC136232841 gene encoding B2 protein isoform X2: MESLHSFWQLGDELRGQSKVSEDHKWIVAASKLAEQTRTKGERMNNLDLSKGLAEIRPKEKLGFQEDNKFESLNFNMLNLESKMQENVSKSSFRNSVFNMNAVYQKNNINSIGNMIGIKYSGNNQSSKDPINNSSSNHNSNENNNASSAVDKRFKTLPATETLPRNEVLGGYIFVCNNDTMQEDLKRQLFGLPPRYRDSVRAITPGLPLFLYNYTTHQLHGIFEASSFGGSNIDPTAWEDKKCKGESRFPAQVRIRIKKLCKALEEDAFRPVLHHYDGPKFRLELSIPETLDLLDLCEQAGSSA; the protein is encoded by the exons ATGGAGAGCTTGCACAGCTTTTGGCAACTGGGTGATGAACTCCGAGGACAATCAAAAGTCTCAGAGGATCATAAGTGGATAGTGGCTGCCTCCAAATTGGCTGAGCAGACAAGGACAAAAGGTGAACGGATGAATAACCTCGATCTTTCAAAGGGCCTGGCAGAGATAAGGCCAAAAGAGAAGCTTGGGTTTCAGGAAGATAATAAATTTGAAAGCCTCAACTTCAATATGTTGAATTTGGAATCCAAGATGCAAGAAAATGTGAGCAAAAGTTCTTTCAGGAACAGTGTGTTCAATATGAATGCAGTGTACCAGAAAAACAACATAAACAGTATTGGTAATATGATTGGTATCAAGTACAGTGGAAACAATCAGAGCAGCAAAGACCCCATTAACAACAGTAGTAGCAACCATAATAGCAATGAGAACAACAATGCAAGCAGTGCAGTTGACAAAAGGTTCAAGACATTGCCTGCAACCGAAACACTTCCACGGAATGAGGTCCTTGGAGGATACAtctttgtatgtaacaatgacACTATGCAGGAAGACTTGAAGAGACAGCTATTTG GTCTGCCACCAAGATATAGGGATTCAGTTCGCGCAATAACTCCGGGCTTGCCACTTTTTCTCTACAATTACACTACTCACCAGTTGCATGGTATATTTGAG GCATCCAGTTTTGGAGGTTCTAACATAGACCCAACTGCATGGGAAGACAAAAAGTGTAAAGGCGAGTCAAGGTTCCCTGCTCAG GTGCGGATCCGTATTAAAAAACTCTGCAAGGCATTGGAAGAAGATGCTTTTAGGCCAGTCTTGCATCACTATGATGGTCCCAAGTTTCGGCTTGAACTCTCCATTCCTGAG ACCCTGGATCTGTTGGATCTCTGTGAACAAGCAGGCTCTTCGGCTTAA
- the LOC136232841 gene encoding B2 protein isoform X1 has translation MRIYKMESLHSFWQLGDELRGQSKVSEDHKWIVAASKLAEQTRTKGERMNNLDLSKGLAEIRPKEKLGFQEDNKFESLNFNMLNLESKMQENVSKSSFRNSVFNMNAVYQKNNINSIGNMIGIKYSGNNQSSKDPINNSSSNHNSNENNNASSAVDKRFKTLPATETLPRNEVLGGYIFVCNNDTMQEDLKRQLFGLPPRYRDSVRAITPGLPLFLYNYTTHQLHGIFEASSFGGSNIDPTAWEDKKCKGESRFPAQVRIRIKKLCKALEEDAFRPVLHHYDGPKFRLELSIPETLDLLDLCEQAGSSA, from the exons ATGCG GATTTATAAGATGGAGAGCTTGCACAGCTTTTGGCAACTGGGTGATGAACTCCGAGGACAATCAAAAGTCTCAGAGGATCATAAGTGGATAGTGGCTGCCTCCAAATTGGCTGAGCAGACAAGGACAAAAGGTGAACGGATGAATAACCTCGATCTTTCAAAGGGCCTGGCAGAGATAAGGCCAAAAGAGAAGCTTGGGTTTCAGGAAGATAATAAATTTGAAAGCCTCAACTTCAATATGTTGAATTTGGAATCCAAGATGCAAGAAAATGTGAGCAAAAGTTCTTTCAGGAACAGTGTGTTCAATATGAATGCAGTGTACCAGAAAAACAACATAAACAGTATTGGTAATATGATTGGTATCAAGTACAGTGGAAACAATCAGAGCAGCAAAGACCCCATTAACAACAGTAGTAGCAACCATAATAGCAATGAGAACAACAATGCAAGCAGTGCAGTTGACAAAAGGTTCAAGACATTGCCTGCAACCGAAACACTTCCACGGAATGAGGTCCTTGGAGGATACAtctttgtatgtaacaatgacACTATGCAGGAAGACTTGAAGAGACAGCTATTTG GTCTGCCACCAAGATATAGGGATTCAGTTCGCGCAATAACTCCGGGCTTGCCACTTTTTCTCTACAATTACACTACTCACCAGTTGCATGGTATATTTGAG GCATCCAGTTTTGGAGGTTCTAACATAGACCCAACTGCATGGGAAGACAAAAAGTGTAAAGGCGAGTCAAGGTTCCCTGCTCAG GTGCGGATCCGTATTAAAAAACTCTGCAAGGCATTGGAAGAAGATGCTTTTAGGCCAGTCTTGCATCACTATGATGGTCCCAAGTTTCGGCTTGAACTCTCCATTCCTGAG ACCCTGGATCTGTTGGATCTCTGTGAACAAGCAGGCTCTTCGGCTTAA